One region of Takifugu flavidus isolate HTHZ2018 chromosome 14, ASM371156v2, whole genome shotgun sequence genomic DNA includes:
- the LOC130537317 gene encoding protein phosphatase 1D-like isoform X1 gives MEDAIVFRMSAFSDQGGRKYMEDVVEIKIEYEPTQPTVEDDPKSQRHGGEDNAENQTAKGIESQTHDSDVSAEAGPVSAVWVEDLCTEDNGKHGAPVSDEKVPEHTVNTQKSVAFFAVFDGHGGREAAHFAREHLWDLLKRQRGFWSKDHSEVCAALRKGFIACHHAMWKELPEWPKTITGLPSTSGTTASVIVIRGVHMYVAHVGDSAVVVGVKENDSDIRLQALEVTQDHKPELPKEKERIERLGGSVMKKSGVNRVVWKRPRLTHNGPVRRSTVIDQIPFLAVARSLGDLWSYDFYSGEFVVSPEPDTMVLTLDPKRHRYIILGSDGLWNMMPPKNAVNMCYSHDKMVGPMGMSCACRLGSTALLFWKERMLRADNTTVIVLALHERDGPPIPMHRDEFVVDMATGVNHVPCPGTTYNTYKVQKWSDVPSPFKDCSTSLEESFGGRYEAALRASAQLSPDAESARTTPPASDASVNVFEKQDSAAEAERDVSTPPLKKSRHCPRAPPDLRGAPLEPRRDPEEVRDQLTSQKATERGESSSTEEQGILPQHSALCVC, from the exons ATGGAAGACGCAATAGTGTTTCGTATGAGTGCGTTTTCGGACCAAGGGGGAAGAAAATACATGGAGGATGTTGTCGAGATAAAAATCGAATACGAGCCTACACAGCCGACGGTTGAAGATGATCCAAAGTCGCAGAGACACGGAGGAGAAGATAACGCCGAGAACCAAACGGCGAAAGGCATCGAAAGCCAGACGCACGACAGTGACGTTAGTGCCGAAGCTGGACCGGTGTCTGCCGTGTGGGTAGAAGACCTATGCACCGAGGACAATGGCAAACACGGTGCACCGGTGTCAGACGAAAAAGTCCCGGAGCACACAGTCAACACTCAGAAGTCGGTGGCGTTTTTCGCCGTGTTCGATGGCCACGGTGGTCGAGAAGCGGCACATTTCGCCCGCGAACATCTGTGGGATTTGCTGAAGAGACAGCGGGGGTTTTGGTCCAAAGATCACAGTGAGGTGTGTGCAGCTCTTCGGAAAGGCTTCATCGCCTGTCATCACGCAATGTGGAAAGAGCTAC CGGAGTGGCCAAAGACGATCACCGGTTTACCCAGTACATCCGGCACCACGGCCAGTGTGATTGTGATCCGAGGAGTTCACATGTATGTCGCTCACGTCGGGGATTCTGCAGTGGTGGTTGGAGTGAAAGAGAATGACTCTGACATCAGACTCCAGGCACTGGAAGTCACACAAGACCACAAACCGGAACTCCCTAAAGAAAAGGAGCGGATTGAAAGACTGGGTGGCAG TGTCATGAAGAAGTCTGGAGTTAACCGTGTGGTGTGGAAACGACCCAGGTTGACCCACAATGGTCCCGTGCGGAGGAGCACAGTCATAGATCAGATCCCCTTCCTGGCTGTGGCCAGATCTCTGG gAGACCTGTGGAGCTACGACTTCTACAGCGGTGAATTTGTGGTTTCTCCAGAGCCCGACACCATGGTGTTAACTCTCGATCCCAAACGACATCGCTACATCATCCTGGGCAGCGACGGACTATGGAATATGATGCCTCCCAAGAACGCTGTCAATATGTGTTATAGCCATGACAAAATGGTG GGACCAATGGGAATGTCTTGTGCCTGCCGCCTGGGTTCCACAGCGCTACTGTTTTGGAAAGAGCGTATGCTCCGAGCGGACAACACAACCGTTATTGTCCTGGCTCTCCACGAGCGCGACGGTCCGCCCATCCCGATGCATCGTGATGAGTTTGTTGTTGACATGGCCACTGGGGTCAACCACGTGCCGTGCCCAGGGACCACTTATAACACGTATAAGGTCCAAAAG TGGAGTGATGTTCCTTCACCATTCAAAGACTGTTCCACTTCTCTGGAGGAATCGTTTGGAGGACGCTATGAAGCAGCCTTACGTGCTTCGGCACAGCTCTCACCCGATGCTGAATCTGCGAGGACCACGCCGCCGGCATCTGACGCTTCTGTGAATGTTTTCGAAAAACAAGACTCTGCAGCAGAGGCGGAGCGCGACGTTTCCACCCCGCCGTTAAAAAAGAGCCGGCATTGCCCGCGCGCGCCCCCTGATCTCAGGGGCGCCCCCCTTGAGCCTCGCCGAGACCCAGAGGAGGTGCGGGATCAGCTAACCAGTCAAAAAGCTACTGAAAGGGGTGAAAGTAGCTCCACGGAAGAGCAAGGTATCCTGCCTCAGCACTCTGCCTTGTGCGTGTGCTAA
- the LOC130537317 gene encoding protein phosphatase 1D-like isoform X2, translating to MEDAIVFRMSAFSDQGGRKYMEDVVEIKIEYEPTQPTVEDDPKSQRHGGEDNAENQTAKGIESQTHDSDVSAEAGPVSAVWVEDLCTEDNGKHGAPVSDEKVPEHTVNTQKSVAFFAVFDGHGGREAAHFAREHLWDLLKRQRGFWSKDHSEVCAALRKGFIACHHAMWKELPEWPKTITGLPSTSGTTASVIVIRGVHMYVAHVGDSAVVVGVKENDSDIRLQALEVTQDHKPELPKEKERIERLGGSVMKKSGVNRVVWKRPRLTHNGPVRRSTVIDQIPFLAVARSLGDLWSYDFYSGEFVVSPEPDTMVLTLDPKRHRYIILGSDGLWNMMPPKNAVNMCYSHDKMVGPMGMSCACRLGSTALLFWKERMLRADNTTVIVLALHERDGPPIPMHRDEFVVDMATGVNHVPCPGTTYNTYKVQKPEPEDDMFYEEDEIYGEEHEEWPCLDW from the exons ATGGAAGACGCAATAGTGTTTCGTATGAGTGCGTTTTCGGACCAAGGGGGAAGAAAATACATGGAGGATGTTGTCGAGATAAAAATCGAATACGAGCCTACACAGCCGACGGTTGAAGATGATCCAAAGTCGCAGAGACACGGAGGAGAAGATAACGCCGAGAACCAAACGGCGAAAGGCATCGAAAGCCAGACGCACGACAGTGACGTTAGTGCCGAAGCTGGACCGGTGTCTGCCGTGTGGGTAGAAGACCTATGCACCGAGGACAATGGCAAACACGGTGCACCGGTGTCAGACGAAAAAGTCCCGGAGCACACAGTCAACACTCAGAAGTCGGTGGCGTTTTTCGCCGTGTTCGATGGCCACGGTGGTCGAGAAGCGGCACATTTCGCCCGCGAACATCTGTGGGATTTGCTGAAGAGACAGCGGGGGTTTTGGTCCAAAGATCACAGTGAGGTGTGTGCAGCTCTTCGGAAAGGCTTCATCGCCTGTCATCACGCAATGTGGAAAGAGCTAC CGGAGTGGCCAAAGACGATCACCGGTTTACCCAGTACATCCGGCACCACGGCCAGTGTGATTGTGATCCGAGGAGTTCACATGTATGTCGCTCACGTCGGGGATTCTGCAGTGGTGGTTGGAGTGAAAGAGAATGACTCTGACATCAGACTCCAGGCACTGGAAGTCACACAAGACCACAAACCGGAACTCCCTAAAGAAAAGGAGCGGATTGAAAGACTGGGTGGCAG TGTCATGAAGAAGTCTGGAGTTAACCGTGTGGTGTGGAAACGACCCAGGTTGACCCACAATGGTCCCGTGCGGAGGAGCACAGTCATAGATCAGATCCCCTTCCTGGCTGTGGCCAGATCTCTGG gAGACCTGTGGAGCTACGACTTCTACAGCGGTGAATTTGTGGTTTCTCCAGAGCCCGACACCATGGTGTTAACTCTCGATCCCAAACGACATCGCTACATCATCCTGGGCAGCGACGGACTATGGAATATGATGCCTCCCAAGAACGCTGTCAATATGTGTTATAGCCATGACAAAATGGTG GGACCAATGGGAATGTCTTGTGCCTGCCGCCTGGGTTCCACAGCGCTACTGTTTTGGAAAGAGCGTATGCTCCGAGCGGACAACACAACCGTTATTGTCCTGGCTCTCCACGAGCGCGACGGTCCGCCCATCCCGATGCATCGTGATGAGTTTGTTGTTGACATGGCCACTGGGGTCAACCACGTGCCGTGCCCAGGGACCACTTATAACACGTATAAGGTCCAAAAG CCGGAGCCTGAGGATGACATGTTTTATGAAGAAGATGAGATATATGGAGAAGAACATGAGGAATGGCCCTGCCTGGATTGGTAA